The following DNA comes from Paraburkholderia phytofirmans PsJN.
GGACAAGTACAACGACCGTCTGTCGCTGCGCCGCGCTCAAGCTGTGAAGGCATACCTGGTCAGCAAGGGTATCGAATCCAACCGTATCTACACGGAAGGCAAGGGCAAGCGCAACCCGGTCACGACCGGTTGCAACCAGAAGAACCGCAAGCAACTCATCGCCTGCCTCGCACCGGATCGTCGCGTGGAAGTCGAAGTTGTCGGTACTTCGAAGCAGTAAGCTACAAAATACCGCAGTATCAAAGCCCCGCTTCGGCGGGGCTTTTTTTATGTCCAGCCACAGGTGCGACGCCACATCGGGCACCGCGCCGACCCTCCAGCAAGCGGCATTTTGCCGTCCGTCCCGCGCCCTATATACTCAGGGTTTATCCTCGAGCGCCCGCTCACCGCTCTCTTCGAGGCAGCTTCCGCCATGACCAACGCCGATCCCCACGAACTGCAGAAATTTAGCGATCTCGCGCATCGTTGGTGGGACCCGAATGCCGAATTCAAGCCCTTGCATGAGCTCAATCCGATTCGCCTGAAGTGGATCGATGCGCACGCGCATCTCGCGGGCAAGACGGTGCTGGATATCGGCTGCGGCGGCGGCATTCTGTCCGAGTCCATGGCCGGTTTGGGCGCGCATGTGAAGGGCATCGACCTGTCGACCCAAGCTTTGGGCGTGGCCGATCTTCACAGCCTTGAAAGTGGTGTAACCGTCGATTACGAAGAAATCGCCGCCGAGGCGCTCGCCGCCCGCGAACCCGCGAAGTACGACGTCGTGACCTGCATGGAAATGCTCGAGCACGTGCCTCAACCTGCCGCCATCGTCGAGGCGTGCAAGACGCTGGTGAAACCCGGCGGCTGGGTGTTCTTTTCCACCCTGAACCGCAACGTGAAGTCATACCTGTTCGCCGTGATCGGCGCCGAATACATCGCGCGCATGCTGCCCAAAGGCACGCACGATTACGCGCGCTTCATTCGCCCGTCGGAACTGGCGAGCTTCGTGCGCGCCGCCGACCTGCGCACGGCCGATATCAAAGGCATCGTGTACAACCCGCTCAGCAAGCATTTCATGCTGTCCGCCGACACGAGCGTGAACTACATGCTCGCTTGCCGCCGCGACGTTTGATCCGCCCCGACCTGCCGGACCTATCGAACCAATGAGCGATCCCACGCCCCTGCCCCAACGCGAAGACAACGAAGATGCACTCGGTCTTTGCCACGCCGTCCTGTTCGACCTCGACGGCACGCTAGCCGACACGGCGCCCGACCTCGCGGCGGCCGTCAACAAGATGCGCCACGATCGCGGGCTCGAGATGGTACCGCTCGAAGATCTGCGCCCGCTTGCGTCCGCGGGCGCGCGCGGGCTGATTGGCGGCGCGTTCGGAATCGGCCCCGATAGCCACGAGTTCGCGTCGATGCGCGAGGAGTTCCTCGCCAACTATGAGGCGGACCTGTGCATCGAGACCACGCTGTTTCCAGGCATCCCCGAGATACTCGACGAGCTGGACGCACGCGGTGTGCGCTGGGGCATCGTCACGAACAAAGTGGCGCGGCTTACCGAGCCGCTGATCGCACAACTCGGCCTTGAAGAGCGCGCAGGTTGCGTCGTGAGCGGCGACACTACGCCGCATTCGAAACCGCACCCAGCGCCATTGCTGCACGCGGCGCGCGAACTGGACGTGATGCCGGAGCGCATCGTCTACGTCGGCGACGATTTGCGCGACGTGCAGGCTGGTTTCGCCGCCGGCATGAAGACGGTCGCGGCGGCGTACGGCTACTGCGGCAACGACATCCCGCCGACGCAATGGCATGCGCAACACGTCGTCCAATCGCCGGCGGAGTTGCAGAGGCTGCTGCGCGACCTCGGCTGAAGCGCAGGCGGCAAAAGCCGAGCCCCCGCGCCGGCCGCGCCAATGAGTCAGGACGTGGCCGTCGATCTATTGTAAAATCTCCGTCTGGCTCAGAAGTTTGAGCAACGAACCGCGGGGGCGACCTGGTTTCGACAGGGGTTGCGAAGCGGCTAGGGCATGTCGAGGCCCCGTCACCTCGTAAATCAGCGGGAAAAACGTAACTGCAAACGACGAAACGTTCGCACTGGCAGCCTAAGGGCCGCCGTCCTCTGCCTAGTTCACTGACGGGCTAGAGTCGCAAGACCGGTAGCAATACCGACAGAGGTCATATACGTCAGTTAAGCCTTGGTGGTGTCACGACATCCGGGTCGAAAACCTAGTGAATCGCCGTAGTGAAGCGTGTTCGTCCGCGTCACTATGGTTAAATCAAAAGACAGAACTACACATGTAGAACTAGTCGTAGAGTGCTTCTGGACGCGGGTTCGATTCCCGCCGCCTCCACCAATACATCATCCCGATTCCTCGCAGGATGTCCCAAGAACCCCGCCAGCTAACGCTTCGCGGGGTTTTGCTTTTCCTGGCTCGCCTGTAATCGTCCTGACTAATCCGGAGGGTGCTGGAGGTATTTCCGGGAGTACAGATCGTCTTCCTTTGCCCCGATACCCCCAAGCAGCCAGAACATGCCCAGATCGGGTTGACTATGCCGCTACCAGACGCGGAAATTCGCGGACCCCCACCTTGCGAGAAGCCGGACAAGCTCGCCGATGGCGGCGGTATCTACCTAGGTGCGCCCCAACGGCGCGCGCTATTGGCGGCTTAATACAGGTTTGCCAGCAAGGAAAAGCTGCTGGCGCTTTGGCGTCTACCCAACGGTCAGTTTGAAAGACGTGCGCGAGAAGCGGCGAAAAAAGAGCTGTCCAAGGGCGTTAACCCCGGCGAGGCAAGGAAGGCCGCGATCAATTCCGAAAAATTCTTCGAAGCAGTTGCGCGCGAATGCCATGCGAAATTTACGGTGGACCAATCGAAGTCGCACGCGGATCGAAATTTGAGGAGGCTTGAGGTGCACGTCTTCCCGTACGTTGGTGACCGCCCCACAACGTTGATAGAGCTGGCCGAAGTACTCGACGTACTTCAGCACGTCGAGAAAAAAGGAACAATCGAAACTGCTCACCGCGTCCGGTCGCGCGTCGGGCAATCTTCGTAGACTCGGAACAAAAGCACAGCTTTGCCGTCCGACGTCGCTGCTTTTTCATCAAATTAACGCGGGGATATCGCACTAACCTGCCTTGACCAGTTGCGCGCCCTTGCAGGGCTGCTGAGTCTTAAGGATGTGGCCGAGGAGTTTGCCGGTCTGCCATTGCAGGGACAGCCGTCGATCTTTGGCTTGTTCGAGGATGGCCTTGGCGACGTGCGCGCAGTATTAGCTCGCGACAGGTAGCCGCACATTCGCGACGCCGTAGTGACCTGAAGCCGACCGTTATGGTCGGCTTTTTTTGTTGACAGCATCGCAAGAGTGCTACGCATCCCTGAATTCATGCCTGATAAATATTCCATTGCGGCACGAGCGGGCAAAGCACTGTGTCACGTCAACAAACAGCAGCCCGTCATCTGTTTTCAGAGTTGTCCGATATGGCTGTCGGCCAATCATGCGGGGTAATGCCTTGCCGTGTCAGCGTGTCGGTTTCCGCGCGATGCGGCGGAGTGACTTAATCAGGACAGGAGACTTGAAAATGCCGGATCAGCAGAAAAACGAAGCGATATATGACCAACAGGTCCACGCCGCCGCGTGCGTGAGGCTCGACGGCTATCCGTATCTGATCGAGACACCAGACGGCCAGATGCACGCGGGACGCCTCGATGCATATGGACAGCTATCGCGCATTGATGCCCGCGAGAGTAGCGACGACTACACGGTGTATTGGGGCGATAAGGCGCGCGCACGCGATGACATGGCGCGCGTCGAGTACCACATGGAACAGGCCACGGAATCATGATGCGTCGAATCGCCGTAGTCGGTGACAGGCTGGAACGCGGTGGCGAGATACTGCCCTATGCAGGTCCGCTCTTTACTATGGGTGATGCGGGTCGCCAGGTCGCCCTCATCGGAGGAACGGCTTATTGCGAAGCCAAGAGCGCCGGCACGATTGCGAAGGCCGGCGGCCCCCGGCGTATTGACTTCATGGGCGAAACCGCCGCCGACCGCGATATCGTCCTTTGCAAATGCCCGTCGCCACCGCATATTCTCGCCACACTTTCCGGCGAGTCGTGGTGTGACGACATGGCCGAATCATTGGGTGAGGTTGCGTCGAGCCGAACCGTCAGCGGCGGCGTCGCTTCAGTCGCAATTGGCGCATACGACGAGCAGATCACAGCGACCGGGCGCGGAGCATCCGCAGGCTATCCGTATTTCATCGAAACAGCGCACGGGCGGACTCTCTCGGGGCGATTGGATCACGGCGGCCACCTGCCGCGCGTCCACTCTGATGCCGCCGACGATTACACCGTTCATTGGGGCGATGCAGCCCTTGCAAAACAGGAAGTCTGAATAATGCCGAACAAGAGGACAATAGTCAGGACTAACTCGACGCCTAACTCCATTAAGGAAGTGCAGTTGAACGCTGTTACCTTTGCCGAGTTGTGGGCAGCATATCCGTCGGGAAATCCGTATGATAATTCTGTATACAAGGATCAATGCACGATTCGCATGAGCGTTACTTTCCATCGCGTCGGCATTGAAATGAAGTCGTTTTCTTCGAGACTGGTGCGTCCACTATCGAGCCAATCTACGATTGGGCGAATCATCCTTGATGGCAAACCAACGGCAACTCGTGCAGATGAGCTTGGTGAATGGTTGAAGCTGCGCCCTCTTGCCGGTCTGCCGAACGCCGAGGACATTACCGGGCAAGAATGGGAATCGAAGGTCAAAGGGCGAACTGGCATCATTCAGTTCTCGCGCTATTGGACGCGGGACGGTGAAAGCGCAGCAGACGCAAGCGGCGGACACATTGACCTATGGAACGGTTCTCGATTGACGATCAGCGGCCCAGTAGACTCCGTTGCAACGGTCGGGCGAATGTTTGGGATGAACTCCCTCTTCGCAGGTACTTCGTTCGGCTTCTCTGATTTACGCAGTTCAAAAGAAACCCTTTTTTGGGAGATCAAGTGAAACGGTTCGTCGTTAGCCTTGGAGGAATTGGATACGGACTCGTTATTACATGGGCTTGCCTGACTACACTGAGCAGATTCGACTGGTTTCGCGATACACACATGGTTGTGCACGGCTGCCACGAACTGGGCAAATGCGTATTTCCTTGGTACAACTGGCTCATTCTGTACCTGCTCATATTCGGCCCCGCCACTTTAGCGGCTGGTGTCAATGCTTACGCATGGCAGCGATGGCCGGTGAGGCGGTGGACATACTGCACAGGCGGCGCGACGATTCTGTGCGTGGCGCTCTATTTTGTCAGTGCGGTTATTCTAGAGAGTTAGCGAAAAGCCCCGCTTCAGCGGGGTTTTTTATTGATGCTAGCACAACAACTACAACGGCAAGACGAGCTGTGCCCACGCTTCCATCACCGGGCGGCGCTGTTCTATCAAATCGGTTCGGTGACAAGCCGCTTCAACCTTGTTCGAGATTGTATGGGCGAGCACCCGCTCGGCAAGGTCGCGCGCGTAGCCATTTCGCCAGCGCAATCCCGAAACGAACTTCTAAACCCTTGCGCGGTTGCCACGCGCCCTGCCGTATCGCTTTTTGCATTCATGCGGCGCAGGAATGACGTGAGCAACATGTCACTCACGACCCTTCCTGCGCGGCGAAGGGAATACGAGCGTCTCAGGCAGCTTCTGTTCCTTCAGCTTTTTGACGAGTACGAGCGCCGGGGCTGACAGCGCCAGGCGGTGCGCCTGCTTCGCTTTCATTCGTTCGCCTGAAATGGGTCCACACGCCTTCTTCCAGGTCGAACTCATTCCACGCCGCACCGCACACTTCACCGCCGCACGCCGTTCGCGTGCATCTGCAATGGGCGTTTCGGGCAGGGTCCAAGGCCCGCATCGCGCCGCTTTCCTGTAGCCGGACGGGTGAATCGCAAAGTCCATTTGCTGCCGGTTTTGTGGGCGTAAGCATGAGCCCCGTTACCTTGCCTTCAAAAACCGGTCTGTCGCCGGGCCGCAATGCTCTGCGCCTGCCTATCAAAGAGTGCCATATCAGTCCATCATTCAGCCCATCGCGAAGCGGCTGATAGTGCGGGATCAATACAGCTGCTTGCGGGTTTTTTCTTATCCCTCGCGTCCTTCCCGCAGCGCGCTTTAGCGCACTATCCTTTTCCTATCTCATCCACGCGCCGTTCCCTGACGGATCCAATTCCGATCGTCTCGCGAAGAAACGATTGGAATAAACGCATCTGCTCAGTCGTTTGATCCTCACGCGCGCACGCCGTGCCTCGCGTGAGACCAACACCAAAATCAGGAGCCGACATCATGCGCAAGACTCTCTTCTGCCTCGCCCTTCTCGCCCTCCAACAAAGCGCTTTCGCCGAAGCACCGAAAATCGTCGACGGGCGTTTCGTTAGTGCAGACGGCATGACGCTCTACACCTTCGACAAGGACACCACGCCCGGCGTGAGCGCCTGCACCGGCGGCTGCATGAACTACTGGCCCGCGGCCACGGCGAGCGCGTCAGACAAACCGTCCGGCGACTGGACCGTGATCACTGGCGCAGACGGCAAGCCGCAATGGGCGTACAAGGGCCATCCGCTCTATCGCTACGCAGCGGACAAGCAGGCGGGAGACATGAAGGGAGAAGGCTTCAAGGACATGTGGCACACGGCAAAACCTTAAGCGCGCGCCGCGAGCCTACGACAACTAAGCCAGACTGAACCTGGGAGCCAAACGGAAGACGCCGGCAGAACGCCGGCGTCGCACCAACAACGGACACGCGCGTCCGCTTATTCGTCTTTAGGACACTGCAGATTGCAGCCATTCGGATCGCCCAGATCGCCGCGCTTGCGCATGGCCGATTTTTTGCCAGTCTGGTATTTGCCCGAAGGAGTAGACGCCGCAAACGGCATTTGCGGATGCTCGGCGAGACGGAACTGATCTTGCAGAATGCCGCCCGGAACACCCGGCGAATTCTGCGCGAAAGCAACCGATGCGGTCGCGAGGAGCACACCAGCCGTCGCAACGGCAGCACATGCGTGAAGAATGACTTTCATAAGGATCGGCGCGACGTAACGCGCGGTTTAGGCGGAAGCGGAAGCTTAGAGAGTATCCCAAACGGACGCCACTCGCAGCGCCAGATACACGCAAATGTTTACGGCCGCTTACGCCACCGCTTCGCCCAAGCCCTCTTCGAGATCGACTACCTTGCCGCAGTCTTGCGGGTCATAGCCTTCGAGCTGGTCGACGCTACGGCGAAACGCGCTGCCGCGCAGCAATCCGAGCACCGTCGCCAGCGGCATACGTTCGAGGCGCGCGCGGTCGCAGGCGAAATAATAGTCTTCGTCGACAATCGGGATGAAGTCCAGACCGAAGTGGTGCGCCGCGGGCTCCACGCCAAAACCCACATCCGCCATGCCGCTCGCGACGAACGCCGCAATCGCCGAATGCGTGAGTTCGGCCGACGCATAGCCATTGACCCGATCCGGATCGACTCCGACTTTCCGTAGCGCGAGATCGAGCAACATACGGGTGCCGGAACCAGGCTGTCGATTCACGAACCGAATATCGTCGCGCGCGAGATCGCCCAAGCCGGCAATTCCCTTGGGATTGCCCTTGCCAAGAAAAAGCCCTTGCTTGCGTCGCGTGAGATGTACGAGCACGTGACGCTGCGGATCGAGCCAGCGCCGATACGCATCGGCACACACCGAGCGAAACTCGCCGAGCGGCAAATGGAAGCCGGCCAGATCGCATTCGCCGCGCGCAAGCGCGCTGACGGCGTCCACGCTGTCGCGATACTTGATGTCGACCGGCAAATCGTCGGCGACCAGCGCCGTCACGAGCGCGGCCACCGCATAGCCGTGCGACGCGAAGATGCGCACGTCGTCGGCGGGCGGCGCGAGCCAGCGGTTCAGATCGCTCGCCACTTCGCTGGCGAGTGCCTGCATGTTGCCGTCGAGTCGCTCGCCGCACAGACGCTGCGCGCGCAACACCGCCTGCCCGAGTTCGGAGAGCACCGAGCCGCGGCCACGCTCCTTTGCGATCAGCGGCCCGCCTAGACGCTCTTCGATACTGCGCAGCAAACCCCATGCATGACGGTAGGACAAACCCTTAAGCGTCGCCGCCTGCGCGATGCTGCCGGATTCGTTCACCAGTGCAAGGAGCGGCACCACGTCCGACAGGCTTGCCTCCCGGCCGTCCGGGCCCTTCACAACCAGTTGCACCTGACACTCGATTCTGACCATATATGTTTAACTCTTTCCTATTGCATCGGCCGAAATGCCCGCCTATTGTTCGGCTATCCCATATCGAATAAACGAAGCATAAGTGCACGCATTATGAATAACAAGTGCATATATGACTTTGGAGGAGCCCCCACTTGGACGATTCCCTCGCCATCGCGCCGGATCAACTCGTTGAGCGTCACGCGCAACCGGGCGTGTCGCTGCTAGCGGTCTTGCACGCGATCCAGGACGAAGTTGGTTACGTGCCACCCGCCGCGGTCGCGCCGCTCGCGCGCGCCATGAATCTGTCGCGCGCGGAAGTGCACGGCGTCATCACCTACTACCACCACTTCCGCACGCAGCCGCCCGCGCCCGTCACGGTGCAACTGTGCCGCGCGGAAGCCTGCCGCAGCATGGGCACCGAAGCGCTCGCGCAACATATCGAGGCGCACACGGGTTGCCGCTTCGACGGCGAACATCAGCACGGCGCGACGGTGGAACTGGAATCGGTGTACTGCCTCGGCCAATGCGCGTTGTCGCCGGCGCTGATGCTCAACGGCACGCTGCACGCCAGAGTCACGCCGCAAAAGTTCGACGCGATCTTCGCGGCCGCCAGCAAGTGCGTGGAGGTGACGGCATGACGCGCATCTACGTTCCCCGCGATTCGTCGGCGTTGGCGCTGGGCGCTGACGCGCTCGCACAGGCAATTGAAAACGAAGCAGCACGCCGTGGCCTCGCCATCGAACTGGTTCGTAACGGTTCGCGCGGCTTGCTGTGGCTCGAACCGCTCGTTGAAGTTCAGACCTCTGAAGGCCGCATCGGCTATGCGAATATCGAAGCCGGCGATGTCTCGGCGCTGTTCGACGCCGGCTTCCTTGAAGGGGGCGCGCACGCAAACCGCGTCGGCGTGGTCGACGCGATTCCGTATCTGAAGAAGCAGCAGCGCCTGACGTTCGCCCGGATCGGCATTACAGACCCGCTTTCCATCGACGACTACGTCGCCCACGGCGGCCTCGAAGGCTTGCGCAACGCTTTGCAAACCGACGGCGACGCCGCCTGCGAAGCCTTGATCGAATCCGGCCTGCGCGGCCGCGGCGGCGCGGCCTTCCCCGCCGGCATCAAATGGCGCACGGTGCGCGGCGCCAAGGCGGCGCAGAAGTACATCGTCTGCAACGCGGACGAAGGCGATTCCGGCACATTCTCCGATCGCCTCGTGATGGAAAGCGATCCGTACGTGCTGATCGAAGGCATGATCATCGCGGGTGTCGTGACCGGCGCGACGGTCGGCCATATCTACGTGCGCAGCGAGTATCCGCATTCGATCGCCACGCTCGAAGCCGCCATCGCCAAAGCGCGCGCCGCCGGCTGGCTCGGCGACCGCGTGCTCGGCTCGGCACATCGCTTCGAACTGTTCGTCGCGAAAGGCGCCGGCGCTTACGTATGCGGCGAGGAAACGGCGCTGCTCGAATCGCTCGAAGGTAAGCGCGGCATCGTGCGCGCCAAGCCGCCGGTGCCGGCGCTCGTCGGCCTGTTCGGCCAGCCGACCGTGATCAACAACGTCATCACGCTCGCCACGGTGCCGATCATCTTCGCGCGCGGCGCGGCGTTCTACAAAGACTTCGGCATGGGCCGCTCGCGCGGCACGCTGCCGTTCCAACTCGCGGGCAATGTGAAGCAAGGCGGCCTGGTCGAACTCGCGTTCGGCGTGACGCTGCGCGAATTGCTGTACGACTACGGCGGCGGCACGGCGAGTGGCCGGCCGGCGCGCGCGGTACAAGTGGGCGGCCCGCTGGGCACGTATCTGCCGGAAAGCCAATGGGACATTCCCATGGACTACGAGGCGTACGCGGCAGTCGGCGCGGTGGTGGGTCACGGCGGCCTCGTCGTGCATGACGACACCTCGAATCTCGCCGAACTCGCGCAGTACGCCATGCACTTTTGCGCGCTCGAATCGTGCGGCAAATGCACGCCGTGCCGGATCGGCTCGACGCGCGGCGTCGAAGTGATCGGACGGATTCGCAACGGCGACACGTCCACACGACAAGTGCAGTTGCTGCGCGATCTGTGCGACACGATGGTGTCCGGTTCGCTGTGCGCGATGGGCGGCATGACCCCGTTCCCGGTGTTGTCCGCGCTCGATCATTTCCCCGAAGACTTCGGTCTCGCCGACGTATCTCATCACACGCCGAAAGCGGCCTGACCCAGGAGCCCACCATGTCCGACGTGCTCAACTCTCCCACTGGCGGCTGCGGTTCCGGCAACTGCGCGTGTAAATCGCAGGCGCAGCAACAGCGCGCGCCCCGCTCCTTCTTCGACGACACCGATTTCGGCACGCCCGAGCGTCACGCCGATATCGACATCACGCTGGAAATCGACGGCCAGTCCGTCACCGTTCCCGCCGGCACCTCAGTCATGCGCGCCGCCGTCGAAGCGGGCGTCAACGTACCGAAGCTCTGCGCAACCGATTCGCTGGAACCGTTCGGCTCGTGCCGTTTGTGTCTGGTGGAAATCGAAGGCAAGCGCGGTTATCCCGCTTCGTGCACGACGCCGGTCGAAGCCGGCATGAAAGTCCGCACGCAAACCGATCGTCTGCAGTCGTTGCGCCGCAATGTGATGGAGTTGTATATCTCCGATCACCCGCTCGACTGCCTCACCTGCCCCGCCAACGGCGACTGTGAACTGCAGGACATGGCGGGCGTAACGGGTTTGCGCGAAGTGCGCTACGGCTTCGACGGCGCGAATCACCTGAAGGACAAGAAAGACGAGTCGAATCCGTACTTCACCTACGACGCGTCCAAGTGCATCGTCTGCAATCGCTGCGTGCGCGCGTGTGAGGAAACGCAAGGCACATTCGCGCTGACCATCGCCGGACGTGGTTTCGAATCGCGCGTGGCGGCCAGCGAAAACGTGCCGTTCATGGAATCGGAATGCGTGTCGTGCGGCGCGTGCGTGGCCGCGTGCCCGACCGCTACCTTGCAGGAAAAGACCGTCATCATGCTCGGTCAGGCCGAGCATTCGGTCGTCACCACCTGCGCGTATTGCGGCGTCGGCTGCTCGTTCAAGGCGGAGATGAAGGGCAACGAGGTCGTGCGGATGGTGCCGCACAAGAACGGCCAGGCCAATGAAGGCCACGCCTGCGTGAAGGGCCGCTTTGCCTGGGGCTACGCGACGCACAAGGACCGCATCACCAAGCCGATGATTCGCGCGAAGATCACCGATCCGTGGCGCGAAGTCAGTTGGGAAGAAGCGCTCACGTATGCGGCCTCGGAATTCCGCCGCATTCAGGCCAAGCATGGGCGCGATTCGATCGGCGGCATTACGTCGTCGCGTTGCACGAACGAAGAAACGTACCTGGTGCAAAAGCTCGTGCGCGCGGCGTTCGGCAACAACAACGTCGACACCTGCGCGCGCGTTTGCCACTCGCCGACTGGCTATGGACTGAAGACCACGCTCGGCGAATCGGCGGGCACGCAGACTTTTGCGTCCGTGGATAAGGCCGACGTGATTATGGTGATCGGCGCGAATCCGACCGACGGCCATCCGGTGTTCGGCTCGCGTCTGAAGCGGCGTGTGCGTGAAGGCGCGAAGCTGATCGTCGTGGATCCGCGGCGCATCGATATCGTCGATACGCCGCACGTGAAGGCCTCGCATCATCTGCAATTGCGGCCGGGCACCAACGTGGCCGTCGTGAATGCGCTGGCGCACGTGATCGTCACCGAAGGCCTCGTCAATGAAGCGTTCGTCGCCGAGCGCTGCGAAACGCGCGCGTTCGAGCAGTGGCGCGATTTCGTCGCGCTGCCGGAGAACGCACCCGAGGCAACCGAGGCTGTGACCGGCGTGCCGGCTCAATTCGTGCGCGAAGCCGCCCGCATCTATGCGACCGGCGGCAACGCCGCGATCTACTACGGCCTCGGCGTCACCGAACACGCGCAAGGTTCGACGATGGTGATGGGCATCGCCAACCTCGCGATGGCGACGGGTAACATCGGTCGCGAAGGCGTGGGCGTGAATCCGCTGCGCGGCCAGAACAACGTGCAGGGCTCGTGCGACATGGGCTCGTTCCCGCACGAACTGCCGGGCTATCGCCACATCAGCGACACGGTCACGCGCACGCTGTTCGAAGACGCCTGGAACGTCACGCTGCAACCGGAACCGGGCCTGCGCATTCCGAACATGTTCGACGCCGCCGTGCACGGCACCTTCAAGGGGCTGTACTGCCAGGGCGAAGACATCGTGCAGTCGGATCCGAATACGCATCACGTATCGGCCGCGTTGTCGTCGATGGAATGCATCGTCGTGCAGGATATTTTCCTGAACGAGACTGCCAAGTATGCGCACGTGTTGCTGCCGGGTTCGTCGTTCCTCGAAAAGGACGGTACGTTCACCAACGCGGAACGCCGCATTTCGCGCGTACGCAAGGTCATGCCGCCGGTGCCGGGTTACGCCGACTGGGAAGTCACGGTGATGCTCTCGCGCGCGCTCGGCTATGAAATGGACTACACGCACCCGTCGCAGATCATGGACGAGATCGCGCGTCTCACGCCCACTTTCCACGGCGTCTCGTACAAAAAGCTCGACGAGATGGGCAGCATTCAGTGGCCTTGCAACGAAGATGCACCGGACGGCACGCCGACCATGCACATCGACAGTTTCGTGCGCGGCAAGGGCAAGTTCGTGATCACCAAGTTCATCGCGACGCCCGAGAAAGTTACGCGCAAATTTCCGATGCTGCTCACTACGGGCCGTATCCTGTCGCAGTACAACGTGGGCGCGCAAACCCGCCGCACCGAGAACTCGCGCTGGCACGACGAGGACCGGCTGGAAATCCATCCGCATGACGCCGAAGAGCGCGGCATCAAGACCGACGACTGGGTCGGCATCGAATCGCGCGCGGGACAAACCGTGTTGCGCGCGAAGGTGACGGAGCGCATGCAACCGGGCGTCGTTTATACGACATTCCACTTTCCTGAGTCGGGCGCGAACGTGATCACCACCGATAGCTCGGACTGGGCGACCAACTGTCCGGAGTACAAGGTGACCGCGGTGCAGGTAATGCCGGTCGAACAGCCGTCGCAATGGCAGAAAGAGTATTCGCGTTTCAACACCGAACAGCTCGATCTGCTGAAGCAACGCGAGTTGGCCAACGCGACATCGGGCAAGTGAGGGCGGCCATGGACAATCAGAACCTGATCGACATGGCCAACCGGATCGGCGATTTTTTCGATTCGATGCCGGACCGCGAGGAAGCGCTCGCCGGCATCGCCGACCATATCCGCCGTTTCTGGGAGCCGCGTATGCGGCGCGCGTTGCTGGCTTCGCTCGATGAACCGGATGCGAGCGGCATCGAGATGTCGGCCATCGTCACGGAGGCGCTCGTTAAACACCGCGAGCAATTGACGCCGGCGGCGCCGGCGACAGTGTAGCCAGGCGCGGCGGCTGCGGCTGCGCAGCCTTGGCCGCTTGCTCGCGCGCGCAATCCAGGTCGCACCAGCGACCTCGCACCACTCACAGACCAGCTCAGCAGGCGGCCGTCACAAGGTCGCTTGCTCCTGTATCTCGCCATTCACCGTAAGCGAGTCAGCGGGTACCGCTGCGCTTTCCGCCTAAGCTCGGCAAGCGGCCCCGCATCACAACGCCGCCTGCTCCGGTAGCTCGCCATTCACCGTGAACCACGCTTCGCAATGCCGCAACAGACCGTGCAGATCGGAGCC
Coding sequences within:
- a CDS encoding substrate-binding domain-containing protein, which encodes MVRIECQVQLVVKGPDGREASLSDVVPLLALVNESGSIAQAATLKGLSYRHAWGLLRSIEERLGGPLIAKERGRGSVLSELGQAVLRAQRLCGERLDGNMQALASEVASDLNRWLAPPADDVRIFASHGYAVAALVTALVADDLPVDIKYRDSVDAVSALARGECDLAGFHLPLGEFRSVCADAYRRWLDPQRHVLVHLTRRKQGLFLGKGNPKGIAGLGDLARDDIRFVNRQPGSGTRMLLDLALRKVGVDPDRVNGYASAELTHSAIAAFVASGMADVGFGVEPAAHHFGLDFIPIVDEDYYFACDRARLERMPLATVLGLLRGSAFRRSVDQLEGYDPQDCGKVVDLEEGLGEAVA
- a CDS encoding NAD(P)H-dependent oxidoreductase subunit E; amino-acid sequence: MDDSLAIAPDQLVERHAQPGVSLLAVLHAIQDEVGYVPPAAVAPLARAMNLSRAEVHGVITYYHHFRTQPPAPVTVQLCRAEACRSMGTEALAQHIEAHTGCRFDGEHQHGATVELESVYCLGQCALSPALMLNGTLHARVTPQKFDAIFAAASKCVEVTA
- a CDS encoding formate dehydrogenase beta subunit encodes the protein MTRIYVPRDSSALALGADALAQAIENEAARRGLAIELVRNGSRGLLWLEPLVEVQTSEGRIGYANIEAGDVSALFDAGFLEGGAHANRVGVVDAIPYLKKQQRLTFARIGITDPLSIDDYVAHGGLEGLRNALQTDGDAACEALIESGLRGRGGAAFPAGIKWRTVRGAKAAQKYIVCNADEGDSGTFSDRLVMESDPYVLIEGMIIAGVVTGATVGHIYVRSEYPHSIATLEAAIAKARAAGWLGDRVLGSAHRFELFVAKGAGAYVCGEETALLESLEGKRGIVRAKPPVPALVGLFGQPTVINNVITLATVPIIFARGAAFYKDFGMGRSRGTLPFQLAGNVKQGGLVELAFGVTLRELLYDYGGGTASGRPARAVQVGGPLGTYLPESQWDIPMDYEAYAAVGAVVGHGGLVVHDDTSNLAELAQYAMHFCALESCGKCTPCRIGSTRGVEVIGRIRNGDTSTRQVQLLRDLCDTMVSGSLCAMGGMTPFPVLSALDHFPEDFGLADVSHHTPKAA
- the fdhF gene encoding formate dehydrogenase subunit alpha, which encodes MSDVLNSPTGGCGSGNCACKSQAQQQRAPRSFFDDTDFGTPERHADIDITLEIDGQSVTVPAGTSVMRAAVEAGVNVPKLCATDSLEPFGSCRLCLVEIEGKRGYPASCTTPVEAGMKVRTQTDRLQSLRRNVMELYISDHPLDCLTCPANGDCELQDMAGVTGLREVRYGFDGANHLKDKKDESNPYFTYDASKCIVCNRCVRACEETQGTFALTIAGRGFESRVAASENVPFMESECVSCGACVAACPTATLQEKTVIMLGQAEHSVVTTCAYCGVGCSFKAEMKGNEVVRMVPHKNGQANEGHACVKGRFAWGYATHKDRITKPMIRAKITDPWREVSWEEALTYAASEFRRIQAKHGRDSIGGITSSRCTNEETYLVQKLVRAAFGNNNVDTCARVCHSPTGYGLKTTLGESAGTQTFASVDKADVIMVIGANPTDGHPVFGSRLKRRVREGAKLIVVDPRRIDIVDTPHVKASHHLQLRPGTNVAVVNALAHVIVTEGLVNEAFVAERCETRAFEQWRDFVALPENAPEATEAVTGVPAQFVREAARIYATGGNAAIYYGLGVTEHAQGSTMVMGIANLAMATGNIGREGVGVNPLRGQNNVQGSCDMGSFPHELPGYRHISDTVTRTLFEDAWNVTLQPEPGLRIPNMFDAAVHGTFKGLYCQGEDIVQSDPNTHHVSAALSSMECIVVQDIFLNETAKYAHVLLPGSSFLEKDGTFTNAERRISRVRKVMPPVPGYADWEVTVMLSRALGYEMDYTHPSQIMDEIARLTPTFHGVSYKKLDEMGSIQWPCNEDAPDGTPTMHIDSFVRGKGKFVITKFIATPEKVTRKFPMLLTTGRILSQYNVGAQTRRTENSRWHDEDRLEIHPHDAEERGIKTDDWVGIESRAGQTVLRAKVTERMQPGVVYTTFHFPESGANVITTDSSDWATNCPEYKVTAVQVMPVEQPSQWQKEYSRFNTEQLDLLKQRELANATSGK